Proteins co-encoded in one Waddlia chondrophila WSU 86-1044 genomic window:
- a CDS encoding GNAT family N-acetyltransferase, producing the protein MNFENNQDYSLRLLLHQDMEPIRRWRNSQIDILRQSSHLSHQEQEAYWKEVVAPSYQMNHPDQLLVAFLEGSQLIGYGGITHIDWERKEGEVSFLLNPEEIESSKNYRKKFGIFLELIKTAAFDKLNLIRLFTETYDIRPDHISELEARGFQLKKRLTDAIEVRGRKVDALIHEYIADER; encoded by the coding sequence TTGAACTTTGAAAACAATCAAGACTACTCGCTGCGTTTGTTGCTGCATCAGGATATGGAACCGATCAGGAGATGGAGAAACTCTCAGATAGACATTTTAAGGCAGAGTTCGCATCTCTCGCATCAGGAGCAAGAGGCCTATTGGAAAGAAGTTGTTGCACCTTCTTATCAAATGAACCATCCGGATCAGCTGTTAGTCGCTTTTCTTGAAGGAAGCCAGTTGATCGGGTATGGCGGCATTACCCACATTGACTGGGAAAGAAAGGAAGGGGAGGTGAGCTTTCTTTTGAATCCGGAAGAGATTGAAAGTTCGAAAAATTATCGGAAGAAATTCGGCATTTTTTTAGAACTGATTAAAACGGCAGCTTTTGATAAACTCAATTTGATCAGGCTATTTACAGAGACTTACGATATTAGGCCTGATCACATTTCCGAGCTGGAGGCTCGCGGCTTTCAGCTAAAAAAGCGGTTGACCGATGCCATTGAGGTTCGAGGCCGCAAAGTTGACGCTTTAATTCATGAGTATATTGCAGATGAAAGGTAA
- a CDS encoding NAD-dependent epimerase/dehydratase family protein, which produces MKGKILVTGGAGVIGRPLVGKLLQNGAELSVIDLAERPKEWPKEVCYLQTDINQLDKDQLLKINPDYCFHLAASFERSEESPEFFQKNFYNNILLSHALLYHLQRCDCLKKIIFASSYLVYNPEDYFFKTPPKKRVNLSEVSSLSPRNLCGNAKLLHENELNFISRHSSFKAVSARIFRVYGKGSHDIISRWTRLLIAGKAIKIYGKESVFDYIYADDVAEGLIRLAESEIEGVVNLGTGKSRRVAEVLAILKEHFPEMDVEDEEHSSLYEASQACMEEFVKAVKWRPTTTLEKGIPKIIAYEKTTGLK; this is translated from the coding sequence ATGAAAGGTAAGATTTTAGTGACCGGTGGAGCGGGAGTGATTGGACGCCCTCTCGTGGGAAAGTTATTGCAAAATGGAGCAGAGCTGTCTGTCATCGATCTTGCAGAGCGCCCAAAGGAGTGGCCCAAAGAGGTGTGCTATCTCCAAACAGATATTAACCAATTAGACAAAGATCAGCTGCTCAAAATCAACCCCGATTATTGTTTTCATTTAGCAGCAAGTTTTGAAAGAAGCGAGGAATCTCCCGAATTTTTTCAGAAAAATTTTTACAACAATATCTTATTAAGTCATGCACTTTTATATCATTTGCAACGGTGTGATTGCTTGAAAAAGATTATTTTTGCTTCAAGTTATTTAGTTTACAATCCGGAGGACTATTTTTTTAAAACTCCTCCGAAAAAGCGTGTGAATTTATCTGAGGTTTCATCATTATCACCCAGAAATCTTTGTGGCAATGCTAAGCTGCTTCATGAAAACGAGCTGAATTTTATCAGCAGGCATTCTTCTTTTAAAGCTGTTAGTGCGCGCATTTTTAGGGTTTACGGTAAAGGCTCGCACGATATCATTTCTCGATGGACTCGCTTATTAATCGCAGGAAAGGCAATTAAAATTTACGGGAAAGAGTCGGTTTTTGATTATATTTATGCTGACGACGTTGCCGAAGGCTTAATCAGGCTTGCTGAATCGGAGATCGAAGGAGTTGTGAATCTGGGCACAGGAAAATCTCGTCGAGTCGCAGAAGTATTGGCTATTCTGAAGGAGCATTTCCCGGAAATGGATGTGGAAGACGAGGAGCATAGCTCTTTATATGAGGCCTCTCAAGCCTGTATGGAAGAGTTTGTTAAAGCTGTTAAGTGGCGTCCGACAACAACTTTGGAAAAAGGAATTCCAAAAATCATCGCTTATGAAAAAACGACTGGTTTGAAATGA